In Desulfallas thermosapovorans DSM 6562, a single window of DNA contains:
- a CDS encoding 3-hydroxyacyl-CoA dehydrogenase family protein, with translation MKAPGINNVCVVGAGTMGHQIAICAALAGYKVKCNDISKEALDKARRFLDKYLPGRVAKGKLTEEAAKAGKENLSFTTSLDEAAMDADLVIEVVPEVLELKRQIFARLDKICPPQALLVTNSSFIVSSRLADATSRPEKICNMHFFVPPLAMLPVEVVKGPHTAEETAETIAAVCRSMGKIPIMLDKEIHGFLVNRILSVVHREALFLYDTGVASYEDIDLAVKEGLGHKIAPFYQMDLIGLDLVLSINMEHYRETGNPAHKPSPALAQMVAQNRLGRKTGQGFYNYEEMLEGRGY, from the coding sequence GTGAAAGCTCCGGGAATCAATAATGTTTGTGTGGTTGGTGCGGGTACCATGGGGCACCAGATCGCCATTTGTGCGGCGCTGGCGGGGTACAAGGTGAAATGTAACGATATCAGTAAAGAGGCATTGGATAAGGCCAGGCGCTTTTTAGACAAGTATTTGCCCGGCCGGGTTGCCAAAGGCAAGCTTACCGAAGAGGCCGCCAAGGCCGGTAAAGAGAACCTGAGCTTTACAACCAGCCTGGATGAAGCGGCAATGGATGCCGATCTGGTCATCGAGGTGGTGCCGGAGGTGCTGGAGCTTAAGCGGCAGATATTTGCCCGCCTGGACAAAATTTGCCCGCCGCAGGCGTTGCTTGTTACCAATAGCTCCTTTATTGTCAGTTCCCGGCTGGCTGATGCCACAAGCAGGCCGGAAAAAATCTGTAATATGCACTTCTTTGTACCACCGCTGGCCATGCTTCCGGTGGAGGTGGTTAAAGGACCCCATACTGCTGAGGAAACAGCCGAGACCATTGCCGCTGTTTGCAGAAGCATGGGCAAAATCCCCATTATGCTGGATAAGGAGATCCATGGCTTCCTGGTCAATCGTATTTTATCCGTGGTGCACAGGGAAGCATTATTCCTTTATGACACGGGCGTAGCTTCCTATGAGGATATCGACCTGGCGGTCAAGGAAGGATTGGGACATAAAATCGCACCGTTTTACCAGATGGATTTAATCGGCCTGGATTTGGTGCTTTCGATTAATATGGAACATTACCGGGAAACAGGCAACCCGGCACACAAACCATCCCCTGCACTGGCCCAAATGGTGGCGCAAAACAGGTTGGGCCGTAAAACTGGCCAGGGTTTTTACAATTATGAAGAAATGTTGGAAGGCAGGGGTTATTGA
- a CDS encoding DUF7004 family protein: MIIKKFVDGSLLEYGRGRFDNWCVFLSRPNQNRYAPKDIEYFTRLKNIGSTHGYSNVYDNFVEIYELTSSNINKKVLQAISARAQKFGNDALEIDILFSILYAAMVAEENKENTKLGKRIKRLGVHQLLIENMSPVNAANHSKGKSWRQIDAECKTRGF; encoded by the coding sequence GTGATCATTAAAAAATTTGTTGATGGGAGCCTGTTAGAATATGGTCGAGGCCGGTTTGATAACTGGTGCGTTTTCCTTTCCAGGCCAAATCAGAACAGATATGCACCTAAAGACATTGAATACTTTACTCGCTTGAAAAATATAGGCTCTACTCATGGATATAGTAATGTTTATGATAATTTTGTTGAAATTTACGAATTGACTAGCTCGAATATAAATAAAAAGGTTTTACAAGCTATTTCCGCCAGAGCTCAAAAATTCGGAAATGACGCTTTGGAAATAGATATATTATTTTCCATACTCTACGCTGCGATGGTTGCAGAAGAAAATAAGGAAAATACAAAATTAGGTAAAAGAATTAAAAGGTTAGGCGTTCATCAGTTGCTAATTGAGAATATGTCGCCCGTGAACGCTGCTAACCACAGCAAAGGAAAAAGTTGGCGCCAAATAGACGCAGAATGCAAAACCAGAGGATTTTAA